The genomic DNA GTCATCTGTGTGTCCACCTTTAGTAGATTACTATTTGATCAGGTGCACTAtggtagttacagtgccttgcgaaagtattcggcccccttgaactttgcgaccttttgccacatttcaggcttcaaacataaagatataaaactgtatttttttgtgaagaatcaacaacaagtgggacacaatcatgaagtggaacgacatttattggatatttcaaacttttttaacaaatcaaaaactgaaaatatgggcgtgcaaaattattcagcccctttactttcagtgcagcaaactttctccagaagttcagtgaggatctctgaatgatccaatgttgacctaaatgactaatgatgataaatacaatccacctgtgtgtaatcaagtctccgtataaatgcacctgcactgtgatagtctcagaggtccgttaaaagcgcagacagcatcatgaagaacaaggaacacaccaggcaggtccgagatactgttgtgaagaagtttaaagccggatttggatacaaaaatatttcccaagctttaaacatcccaaggagcactgtgcaagcgataatattgaaatggaaggagtatcagaccactgcaaatctaccaagacctggctgtccctctaaaccttcagctcatacaaggagaagactgatcagagatgcagccaagaggcccatgatcattctggatgaactgcagagatctacagctgaggtgggagactctatccataggacaacaatcagtcgtatattgcacaaatctggcctttatggaagagtggcaagaagaaagccatttcttaaagatatccataaaaagtgtcgtttaaagtttgccacaagccacctgggagacacaccaaacatgtggaagaaggtgctctggtcagatgaaaccaaaattgaactttttggcaacaatgcaaaacgttatgtttggcgtaaaagcaacacagctgaacacaccatccccactgtcaaacatggtggtggcagcatcatggtttgggcctgcttttcttcagcagggacagggaagatggttaaaattgatgggaagatggtttggagccaaatacaggaccattctggaagaaaccctgatggagtctgcaaaagacctgagactgggacggagatttgacttccaacaagacaatgatccaaaacataaagctaaatctacaatggaatggttcaaatggtgttagaatggccaagtcaaagtccagacctgaatccaatcgagaatctgtggaaagaactgaaaactgctgttcacaaatgctctccatccaacctcactgagctcgagctgttttgcaaggaggaatgggaaaaaaaattcagtctctcgatgtgcaaaactgatagagacataccccaagcgaattacagctgtaatcgcagcaaaaggtggcgctacaaagtattaacttaagggggctgaataattttgcacgcccaatttttcagtttttgatttgttaaaatagtttgaaatatccaataaatgtcgttccacttcatgattgtgtcccacttgttgttgattcttcacaaaataatacagttttatatctttatgtttgaagcctgaaatgtggcaaaaggtcgcaaagttcaagggggccgaatactttcgcaaggcactgtattagttATCAGGGTCATTTGTGTGCTGCAGAGTTAGTCTGGCCAAAGATGGATATTTCAGAAGACAATTTCAGCTTACTTAACAGTGTTTTATCAGGGAATGATCTCACACTTCCTGTATAGTGAAACGATCTTCAAACAGCAGGCTAAGATAACGCCCAATCTCACTTTATTGTATCAGTTAAAACATATCTTACGTGCGATGATTCGTAGTCACACTTTAATCAAATTAGGCTATAACTTTAGGCATAATGAAGGGCTTCAAAACGCCTTTATAGGTTTAGCAAATCATTATAGGCAAACATCATGTGGCATAAAGTCTGACAAGTCCTTGTTGGTTTTATGCAGAGTCACATGTTAAAATTGTTTTCACAGACTAGGGATAACTCTGCTTGTTTTTACAAAGCCTTTTATAGGTACTGAAGTTTGGGCCATTGTACAGTAGGGGGCAATATTATAGATACTAATCACAGATTTGAGATATCTAGAAATGTATAGGGAAAcattacctacagttgaagtcggaagtttacatacacataggttaGTCATTAATaaatcttgtttttcaaccactccacaaatttcttgttaacaaactatagttttggcaagtcggttaggacatctactttgtgcatgacacaagtcatttgtacaacaattgtttacagacagattatttcacttataattcactgtatcacaattccagtgggtcagaagtttacatacactaagttgactgtgcctttaaacagcttggaaagttccagaaaatgatgtcatggttttagaagcttctgataggctaattgacatcatttgagtcaattggaggtgtacctgtggatgtatttcaaggcctaccttcaaactcagtgcctctttacttgacaagCCCGGGCCTGATCTGACATAACAGACATTGAATGAGCCTGAATCCTAAAAAAGGCCAGATTTCTAGTTAACTCGGCTATATTGATTTAAACTGGTGTTGAGAACATCACAGCGGAGGAATAAtggttggacgcactgccaaattctctacaaCAGCTCTGTTGCGTgttaccacgccagcccaggacctctacatccggcttcttcCCCTGCGGGATCGCCTGAGACCAGTCACCtggacaactgatgaaactgaggcgtatttctgtctgtaataaaacccttttgtGAGGAAAAGCTCAttatgattggctgggcctggctcccaagtgggtggccctatgccctcccaggcccacccatggctgatgtaaaatccatagattagggcctaattatttgatttaaattgattgatttttttatttaaattgactgccGTCCATGACTCCAAGTTACGTGAATGAGAGCTTTAAAAAGTgctcttttttatttattaaagtGTTGATTTTCACCCATCATCCACATGTTTAATCCGTGACACTTCTGTGACCTTCCTAACAATTTCTCGCTCTCAACGATTCAGAGGAAAAGAGATGAGTAGAAGTAGTTAAATATTAAGGTCGCCATCCCTGCATAATTTACAACAAAGATTAATGAGGGAGAGTACATATGAAGCCATTTACAGTCTTACACAGAGGTAGAGTGTGTACAAGCAGTGCACAGAATCTTGGAACATAATGGCTTCAATCGTAAAGCTCAGCATTCTACTACTTGCTTTCCTGAAGAAAACCATCCATGCAGACCAAGAATTCAATGAGATTGTGGCGGAAGGTTGATGTTTATTCCCGTTTCACTGGCGAGTCATTTCCACTGATTGGCAACCGTTTGATTTTCACGTATAAAACTAAAGAAAGCACCTTGCTGTGGACCATTTGTAAAACCTTAATCTGAGAATTTCATGCTGGCTGCTGGTTTAAAGGGATCGACTAAAATGATCTACCAGGAGATTACAGATCCATGATCGCACTCAATCAGACTCGGGGTGGTACAAGCTTGAGTGCAGGGGACCTAGTTGGTCATTGCAGCACACAATACCGCTCACCGTTTGCAGGGCTTTAAACTATAAACCACTACTGCCTGTTCATACTGGAGACATTAAACCTGCAGTGTAAGGGTGCAAGGGGTggggacaacatgtcagtttgaTAGTACCAGGCAGGTTTTTGGCCAATGGGCAGATCCCGGGCGAACCTTAAGGAGGACGTAGGTAGCCGGGTGCAGCTGGCTGAGAAAAGCACCTCTTTCCACATCCCTAACCTTACCATAGACAACTTTGCGTTTACAGCTGCCTGGTATGGGAGGGACTGATGTGTTCACAGATTTGTGTTAGGGAACTCCTCCCTATTTATTTCCTCATTGATGCTCAACCACACAGGGCATCATGAGTGTCGTGTGAATACGGAGTCGTTTATGACAGTGACAGAGGTGAGTTCAACCAAGGTTCCCAAACATTTGGGAACTTTTTCCCCTGTTGAACCCATCTCAGTTCAAAGGTTCGATTATGTTCTGTTGGTCTGCCCCAAGTCTGATCCCCATCACAGAGTTCTTATCAGACTGAGAAAAAGGTTGCTCCCATCTGGAACTCTAATCCTACTGAGTCTGATAGGGTTGTGTGGTACAGACAAGACTGCTCAGGTGGACGGCGTCATTTTGGACACAGAATATGGACTAATAATGCCTAAGGATGTGGATGGCCGAATGAGTGTCTCACCCTCACTTCTCTGGTCCTGTGAGGAAAGTTTAAAGGTGTAAATTGACCAATTATCAAGTAAATGCCACTGTGTGGACTGTACACACCTCTCAAACATGCGAGgctaatgtacagtatgttacctGGTAAAAAGACAACTCTGCAAAATGATTTATATGTACATAGCCATTATATTTCTctgaatataaaaaaaaaacaatttctcaTGAATATGTGCAAGTGTtttacgtaaaaaaaaaaaatggtacaaAGCTGATTATTATGGGAGAAAAATACATAATGGATGTTTTTGCTCAGTTCTATTAAATGAAATTAGAATTCTTGTTCCAACATCACTTCTAGGTTTCTGTGATTACAAAGTAACTTGTAGTAGTATTTCCCTGttggttgtttaaaaaaaaaaaaactgtatgaTATGCATTATGTAAAGTTACTTCCTGCTTTACGTTTCATGCTTTGTATGCTGTTTTTCATGAATAAAGAAATATACCTTTAAAatagtattttgtattttaatgtagGAACAAAAACTAATGAGACCTGTAATATATATATGAGCTAGAGTTTAAGAGTATCATGAGTTCGTAAATGGTATAGGCTACTATTTGTAAATGTGGAGTAAATGCAGGGAACACAAACCATACACACACTTGtagaatgacaaagcaaaataaaCCAAAATGCATGTCACTATACATTCTTATGTACAAGAGAGGTGTATTAAGACTTAATGACTTTAAAAAAACTCTCGCTTCAAAGAGACAGTTTGATTTACAAGTAGCATTTTTCGTTTATGTGAAATTAGCACAACGCTATCAATTAGTATCAGATAGGAATACCATGCTGcttggataaaaaataaaaaaaagtgtagaTAAAACACAGATTATGCACACATAAAATAACACCGATACAGGAACAAGAAAGACAGTCCCTTACAACATGGAAAACGCTGTTAAATGTACCAAGGGAACgacacatccacacagacagtatgCTAATAGTAACAACAATCACCAGAATATTAGGCTGTAATAAGAGGGACTGATTGAGCCTGCAGACATCCCATCTGgtgctccctctctttcccagtcCTCCTCCTTgtggagtgaaggaagggagggggggggggggggggggggatcttgcTAGTCCACAACTGTGTGTTTCGGCCAGCTAGGAGTCTGCCAGTGGTTAGAACAGGAGACACTGGCTTCCCCCACAACACAGCCGAGTGTTGCATGGAATCCAATGGAAGTTGTTCAATGTGTCTATTGAAGTTAAGGGCTCTATGTATGTAGCATGTATACTATGGTGGTTTCACTGTATGGGGAATGAGTGTTCAgtccctgagtgtgtgtgtgtgtgtgtctgtggtgtgtgtgtgtgtgtctagatggTCTCCACGTAATTGGCTGGGAAGAGTCCCAGGCGTCCATCTTTACTGAAGCCACGCCACCAGACCTTGTCCACCGTTTCCACAGCACTTATGATGTCACCTGGCTCAAAGGAGATCTCTGATTCGTCCTCTGTGGAAAAAAAGAGAAAGCAAGGTTTAACACACTCAGAGAGCATCATAGAGGGGATAGGCGTGTATGTGGTCCATGGTATGAGTTACACCTGGAACTGACCTGCTTGGTAGTCATAGAGAGCTCGAacacacatctgtctgtctggtgaaATCTGAAAGAAACAGCGAGAAAAACGATCACAAATGGCCCCAGCCTGGGGAAAATTTAATTTTTCCTATTGTAGAGCCCTCTCTTGGTTCTCATCGACATGGCATTCATATTAAATGAGTCATTCTTCAATCCTGTTCCTGGGCTAGACTTGAAGCACAGAAGTAAATACGATGGCATAGGAGGGGACAGAGGCCTTATTACTTTGTTGATTGTGTTACATTCCGTACCTCTTTTCCATTCTCTGAAATCTCCTGGTCCTCAATCTCTTCAACAAAGTCCTCCTCAATTTCATCATCGAAACAAACAGCCAACTCCGGAGTATCTTGGTCCCTCTCAGGTGGACTCATGGATCGTTCTGGGAAAGAGGAATCATGAGAGGGGTTGGATTCTCATTCCCTACTAAACAAGCAAGTGTGTAGTATTTCAAACCCCTTCATGATCTTAAAAATCCATGAGGAAGAGGATTTCTGGAAAAGGATAGGAAATTGTAACATAGCATACCGGTATGTCTGTTCCACGTTATCTCATCAATATAAAGGTTCATTCAGTTTGAGAGCAACTTGGGCAATGTAGGCTAGCGTAGAGTAGAGATAACTAAATGGTTGAGTGTGGTTACATACCTGTACCATTGTGTTCCACCAACTCCCCCTCATCTCTCACCCCATTGGTGGATGGGGCCACAACCTCTTGTGTGATTGGCTGAAGAATAACCTCTGCATCTGAACATAACAAGACATGGGTTAGATTGTGTTAGTTGTATCAGACACTCTTTGCACAACATTCTTATACATACAACTCCTCACTCTTCTTCTCTTTTAATTGTTGTATTTGACCTTTTTGAATTTGTATAACAGGACAGGCCTGTACAAGATACAAAACAATGTACTTTACCTGTGACAGCTGGCTCCTCATCCTCTTCTGAAAGCTCCACCAGCACTGGCTTAGCAGAGGCCTGGATGTCATCTGATTGGTCCTCCTTCTCTTGTTCCTCTGCCACAGGCTCCTGCACCGATAAAGAGTCTGAATCTGGTGCTgagccttcctctccctcctccatgttTGGGCTTGGCTCTGTATTCCCAACACTGGGCTCAGGCTCTGCCTgttcttcctcatcttcctcttcctccaccagtACGGCTTGTACGGCTGTGTACTGCTCTGGATTGGAGACAATGAACCATTGTGGTTTTAAGTACAGTCATGCCAAACTGACAACACAAATCTATAACGGCTTGACAGACACCATTGGTCATTCTACAGTAGGTTGTGTGTATGATGAGGACCTACCTGTTGACTGCAGTGGACTCTCTGGCAGGGGGACAGTGGGAGGCTGTGGTGCTGGGGCAGGCTCCATGGAGACTAGTGGAGAGGGGGAACACTCAGGCTGGGACTGGGGAGGGGTATCTGGGGGAAATGGTGGCAGAACCTGAGCCTGGTGCTGGTTCTCTGGAATGGTGGAGGTCAGGGTGGCTAGGAGGCCTGGAGAGGCTGGGGGGGCAGAGGGCTGGGTTGGAGGCTGAGACTGGGGGCTGGGTGATGGGAGGGTAGGCCGGGCTGAGACAGCAGGGGCGAAGTGGAGGGGTGATGTGGGAGGGGACACCAGGGGGGCGCGGGGGCTCTGGGGAGAGGTGATTGGGCGGAAGCTGGTGCTGGGTGGAGACATGGTGCggtggaagggggaggaggggacacGGGAGAAGGGTGAAACCAATGTTGGACTGCGGGGGGAGGTCGGAGTGGGGCCGTCCCATTTCCCAAAGATGAATGCTGTGTCAGTCAGGCTGCGCTGGTACCGCCTTAATGGAGGTTTGcctttgtggagagagagagggagggaagaaagacCCAAATTAAGAAATGCACTGCAACAAGACCAATAATGGTTGTTTAGGTTCATGCACgattgactgactggcttcaTAATCACACACTGCGTAGACAAGCCACACCTTGGTTTGCCAATGCTTATTAACAGACACACAGTGAATTTACCTGTACGTGGTGAGCCGGGGCTGGATGGGCTTTGGGACGATGATGATGACAGCTGTCTGAAGAACTCTCTGGGGTTCATGGAGCGCTGTGATACCAGCACTGCTGCCTCCTACGGGTAGGAAGAGGAATCACACCACACTGTTTTACCCGAATGATGTAAAGGAAACTACAGCCAGGTCTCAATAGTCTAAagctatctcctctcctccttcttctcctcctttcctttccttcatctgcGCTGGTGTGAAAGAAGTGGACAGGTTCCCATGATAGGCCATATTCCTTTTGACCTATCCTGTgttttcagatcagtgcagatgaaggacaggagacaaggagaggaagccacttcAGAGCGTTGGGACACACCATATGACATGAACAAGAGGTGAGGTGTTTATGGAAGAGTAGCAAGGGAGTTTATTGGGATTAGAGAGGTCAGTAAGAGAGACACTCACTGCTGCTTTCTCGATGGACTCGCTGCGTCTCAAGCGAGCTCTCATGtcctcctcatgctctctctgctgcagctccTGTCACACACCAacagagaggtcagaggtcagagttcagacacacacaggcacagagttCAGCGTAAAGatgcatgcaaaaacacagagttCAGAAGTCAGAAACACCTAGAGGTCGAGTCGCCcaataactttctcactcattcgttctttctctcacccatcttGATTTCTCCTGCTTCCTCACT from Oncorhynchus clarkii lewisi isolate Uvic-CL-2024 chromosome 30, UVic_Ocla_1.0, whole genome shotgun sequence includes the following:
- the LOC139390012 gene encoding drebrin-like protein A; translated protein: MRAINLDTYSLSLLTAKEDILNTRSSTNWALFTYDGVTNNLKLADSGAGGVVELSGKFHIARPLYGLCRAGSAETGGPRVAMICWVGPNVDEYRRTECASHVPAIKAFFKEAHVFISAESTEDVTEEKIGTELSKVRPQTEQVRRSSRSKDKEETVGTNYRKTNAAMEMRRANRDSFWARAEREEEERKEEERKRAVEERRRCEKERVLKERKEADERERKMNEKLQMIEGQRRMQAQLEAEVRKQEKSRWELQQREHEEDMRARLRRSESIEKAAEAAVLVSQRSMNPREFFRQLSSSSSQSPSSPGSPRTGKPPLRRYQRSLTDTAFIFGKWDGPTPTSPRSPTLVSPFSRVPSSPFHRTMSPPSTSFRPITSPQSPRAPLVSPPTSPLHFAPAVSARPTLPSPSPQSQPPTQPSAPPASPGLLATLTSTIPENQHQAQVLPPFPPDTPPQSQPECSPSPLVSMEPAPAPQPPTVPLPESPLQSTEQYTAVQAVLVEEEEDEEEQAEPEPSVGNTEPSPNMEEGEEGSAPDSDSLSVQEPVAEEQEKEDQSDDIQASAKPVLVELSEEDEEPAVTDAEVILQPITQEVVAPSTNGVRDEGELVEHNGTERSMSPPERDQDTPELAVCFDDEIEEDFVEEIEDQEISENGKEISPDRQMCVRALYDYQAEDESEISFEPGDIISAVETVDKVWWRGFSKDGRLGLFPANYVETI